A single region of the Phyllostomus discolor isolate MPI-MPIP mPhyDis1 chromosome 14, mPhyDis1.pri.v3, whole genome shotgun sequence genome encodes:
- the NHLH2 gene encoding helix-loop-helix protein 2 encodes MMLSPDQAADSDHPSSAHSDPESLGGADAKVLGSVSDLEQVEEAEGDGKGGSRAALYPHPQQLSREEKRRRRRATAKYRSAHATRERIRVEAFNLAFAELRKLLPTLPPDKKLSKIEILRLAICYISYLNHVLDV; translated from the coding sequence ATGATGCTGAGTCCGGACCAAGCCGCCGACTCGGACCACCCCAGCTCGGCACACTCGGATCCAGAGTCGCTGGGCGGCGCGGACGCCAAGGTGCTGGGCAGCGTGTCGGACCTGGAGCAGGTGGAGGAGGCCGAGGGCGACGGCAAAGGCGGCAGCCGGGCCGCGCTCTACCCGCACCCGCAGCAGCTGAGCCGCGAGGAGAAACGCCGTCGCCGGCGCGCCACGGCCAAGTACCGGTCTGCCCACGCCACCCGCGAGCGCATCCGTGTGGAGGCCTTCAACTTGGCCTTCGCCGAGCTCCGCAAACTGCTGCCCACGCTGCCCCCGGACAAGAAGCTCTCCAAGATCGAGATCCTGCGCCTGGCCATCTGCTACATCTCTTATCTCAACCACGTCTTGGACGTGTAG